The following are encoded together in the Nocardioides okcheonensis genome:
- a CDS encoding DUF881 domain-containing protein: MASQSHASPGRRRVWRVATPVVVILSGTLFAVSAEQSDGTDLRGGRLTDLGSVVRAERDEAGDLTAQVADLTTEVESLSAELGDRSVARAQDEIATLVDPAGLTEKSGPAVQVTLDDASFDARVAYEGDPNDLVVHQQDIQAVANAMWNAGAVAVTIQGQRVISTTGIKCEGNVVKLNGLSYSPPYVVVGIGDPLRMEAELTTDPILATYRDYTDEPGGGVSWDMTELESATAPAYTGLLDLTWATPIPE, from the coding sequence ATGGCCTCGCAGTCCCACGCATCCCCCGGACGCCGCCGCGTCTGGCGGGTGGCGACGCCGGTGGTGGTGATCCTCAGCGGGACCCTCTTCGCGGTCAGCGCGGAGCAGAGCGACGGCACGGACCTGCGCGGCGGACGCCTCACGGACCTCGGCTCGGTGGTCCGCGCCGAGCGCGACGAGGCGGGCGACCTGACGGCGCAGGTGGCCGACCTCACCACGGAGGTGGAGTCGCTCAGCGCCGAGCTCGGCGACCGGTCGGTGGCGCGGGCCCAGGACGAGATCGCCACGCTCGTCGATCCGGCCGGCCTCACCGAGAAGTCCGGCCCGGCGGTGCAGGTGACGCTCGACGACGCGTCCTTCGACGCCCGGGTGGCCTACGAGGGCGACCCCAACGACCTCGTCGTGCACCAGCAGGACATCCAGGCCGTCGCCAACGCGATGTGGAACGCCGGCGCGGTCGCGGTGACGATCCAGGGCCAGCGGGTGATCTCCACGACCGGCATCAAGTGCGAGGGCAACGTCGTCAAGCTCAACGGCCTGTCCTACTCCCCGCCCTACGTCGTCGTCGGCATCGGCGACCCGCTGCGGATGGAGGCCGAGCTCACCACCGACCCGATCCTCGCGACCTACCGCGACTACACCGACGAGCCCGGTGGAGGCGTCTCGTGGGACATGACCGAGCTCGAGTCGGCCACCGCTCCCGCCTACACCGGCCTGCTCGACCTCACCTGGGCGACGCCGATCCCGGAGTGA
- a CDS encoding cell division protein CrgA, whose amino-acid sequence MSKSTNLAAEKKSRLFSVRFLITLVLVVAGIGWLVFYYTQARGNPLAFPPVEGSPKAVADLGRWNYAIGFGLFMLGLMVGAHPSTPLGRGRGVVIGMLGCFLVGLLWICTFYVFSDDLSKLWIFNDLGQWNLVVGIAFMAVGFSFATKWE is encoded by the coding sequence GTGTCGAAGTCCACGAACCTCGCTGCCGAGAAGAAGAGCAGGCTCTTCTCCGTCAGGTTCCTGATCACCCTCGTGCTCGTCGTCGCCGGCATCGGCTGGCTCGTCTTCTACTACACCCAGGCCCGCGGCAACCCGCTCGCGTTCCCGCCGGTGGAGGGCTCGCCCAAGGCGGTGGCCGACCTGGGCCGCTGGAACTACGCGATCGGCTTCGGCCTGTTCATGCTCGGCCTGATGGTCGGCGCGCACCCCTCGACCCCGCTGGGGCGCGGCCGCGGCGTCGTCATCGGGATGCTCGGCTGCTTCCTCGTCGGCCTGCTGTGGATCTGCACCTTCTACGTCTTCTCCGACGACCTGTCGAAGCTGTGGATCTTCAACGACCTCGGCCAGTGGAACCTCGTCGTCGGCATCGCGTTCATGGCGGTCGGCTTCAGCTTCGCGACCAAGTGGGAGTAG
- a CDS encoding rhomboid family intramembrane serine protease — protein MTQPSDGQPATGVPTCYRHPGRETWIRCQRCDRPICPDCMRDAAVGFHCPQCVAEANRGSRQNRAMYGGQRSGDPRLTSFVLIALNALVWLSISATGGGSSRVLALLGLTPSGRCELADGSGRYYPGVGSEALCGTLPTTSWHPGVADGAWWQLLTSAFTHVQVWHIAMNMFALFLFGPTLEAIIGRTRFLAVYLVSALGGSAAVMLLSSPGGSTVGASGALFGLLGALLVVARKARLNSQALVQNLMLGIVITVYGLFTGGISWQGHLGGFVAGAAAAAVIAFAPKRQRALVQWGGLAMLTIALVVLVLVRVTALT, from the coding sequence ATGACCCAGCCGTCCGACGGCCAGCCCGCGACCGGGGTGCCCACCTGCTACCGGCACCCCGGTCGTGAGACCTGGATCCGCTGCCAGCGCTGCGACCGCCCGATCTGTCCCGACTGCATGCGCGACGCCGCCGTGGGCTTCCACTGCCCGCAGTGCGTCGCGGAGGCCAACCGGGGTTCGCGGCAGAACCGGGCCATGTACGGCGGCCAGCGCAGCGGGGACCCGCGGCTCACGTCGTTCGTCCTGATCGCCCTCAACGCGCTCGTGTGGCTGTCGATCTCCGCGACCGGCGGCGGGTCCTCCCGCGTGCTCGCCCTCCTCGGGCTCACCCCGAGCGGGCGCTGCGAGCTCGCCGACGGATCGGGCCGCTACTACCCCGGCGTCGGCAGCGAGGCGCTCTGCGGCACGCTCCCGACGACGTCGTGGCACCCCGGCGTCGCGGACGGCGCGTGGTGGCAGCTGCTCACCAGCGCCTTCACCCACGTGCAGGTCTGGCACATCGCGATGAACATGTTCGCGCTGTTCCTCTTCGGCCCCACCCTCGAGGCCATCATCGGCCGCACCCGCTTCCTCGCGGTCTACCTCGTCAGCGCGCTCGGCGGCTCGGCGGCCGTGATGCTGCTCAGCAGCCCCGGCGGGTCCACCGTGGGCGCGTCCGGGGCCCTGTTCGGCCTGCTCGGCGCCCTGCTCGTGGTGGCCCGCAAGGCGCGGCTGAACTCCCAGGCGCTCGTGCAGAACCTGATGCTCGGCATCGTGATCACGGTCTACGGCCTGTTCACCGGCGGGATCTCCTGGCAGGGCCACCTCGGCGGCTTCGTCGCCGGCGCCGCAGCCGCCGCGGTGATCGCCTTCGCGCCGAAGCGGCAACGCGCGCTCGTGCAGTGGGGCGGCCTGGCGATGCTCACCATCGCGCTGGTGGTGCTCGTCCTGGTGCGGGTCACGGCGCTGACCTGA